gtATTATCCTCACCTTCACCTCTGCCTTTTGGTTTCAAGATTCCTGCGGATCCCATTTCACTAATGAAAAGCAGTGTTCTTTCTACGAAATCAAAGGTATATTCAGCTATTGAAAACAGCCGATACTCTGTGGGCTATCTGGTTTGCTCGCTCCACCCTTTCACTTACTTCAAAGGGGATCTCAGACTACTTTCTTTGGGGCTATGCTAACTCATAGCAGCACCTATCACTAGAAACTCTTTCATTCCTCACTAGCAGTTCTTTGGAATTAGTTCCGTAGTAAAGTACCAGATTGGTTGGTTCGCATAACAAAATACCATATCATTCCTACTATCAGTGCCTACCTCCATTACTTGTAGTTACTTTACGTTAACTACATAACAAATTTTACATTTATTCAGTTTTTTCTCCAAGCCATGTAGTTATGCTTATGTTATATTCTTTGTATTGAATTATGTGCTATCCTTGTCTCTTTGCAGCTTGCGTTGTTTCTGGAGCCATTTCTGTACAAGAAAAGTAACACAAGAAACTCTGGGAAAGTGTCTGATGAGCATTTAAGTGAGAGGTGATTCTTCATACTTTTGGTGTCTTGCATTGCTGCGGATTTTCAAATGGCAATCATATAATAAACTCTTATTTTTGTTTAAGTCTTGAGCTATATACCAAGTGTTTCCTCAGTACACATATCCTTGCATGTCAATATGTACATCATTGCAGTGTTTTCTTTTGGGTGTGGAGATAATAGAATTGTCTTGTTTCAAAACATTCGCAGTGTCGGGAGCTTCTTTGAACGCCACTTTGGAAGAGAAGTGAGTTATTGTTTCTTGAAGAAAATATGGATAATCAAGTGACTGAAAATTAACAGACTTAGTCAGCATCAGAATTGGCCGTGGCTAAAAACTTCTAAATTTCTTACAGGTTGTTGACTATCTTATTGATCCATTTGTAGCTGGAACAAGTGCAGGAGATCCCGAGTCATTATCTGTGAGCTACTATGCCTTTTCCCATCATTCGTTTATAGATTTGGGACACATATTACTCTCTATATTTTTGCAGTAATGTAACTTGTGCATAACAGTACATCCCTTGATTGTGTGGTGTGTTTTTAGTGATGATATTCCACAAAATTACTGGCCCATATGATCCGATCGTATCATTAGCTTCTGTGTTGGTTATGAGTAATTGTTCGATTGTGCAGATTCGTCATGCATTTCCAGCATTGTGGAATTTGGAAAGAAAGTAAGTTGCATGTCAATTTTCCTGTTCATTCCTTTATTATGTTTTTATTACCTTTTCAATataatttctttttcatatttttgtttttgctaTCCCGTTCCTTTATATTCATTCTTATGTTAGTACCTGCATGCTGCTGTATCATATTATCAATTTAATTTGAAAACCCTGCAAGTCAGCATTCATGGTATTATCATCATTCATCAAATTTAGTTTCTTGCATGCCTTTATTGTCTCATGCTGTAAGCTGGCTACTGCACTTTTAATTTTCTGCTGTAATTTGATGAATTGGGAATTGGCAGGCGAATACCTATTGATACTGCTTATTGTTTGCATCATACTTGTCTTGTCTTTTAAATCATATTTTCCGATAACCTGGTGGAGTTTTTCCTTGACATTTATATTTCAGTACTTCTTTGTGATAAATATGGTCAAAATCATCTTTTATGCTCAATTATATTTTAAAACAATCTTTTATTTTCTAATCATATTACTTCATATTCCTTCTATGCTCCCAGGTACCATTCTATCATTGTTGGTGCCATCTTGTCTAAGCTAACAGCTAAAGGTGACCCAGTAAAGACAGGAAGTGATTTATCAGGGAAAAGAAGGAATAGACGTGCGTCATTTTCATTTCATGGCGGCATGCAGGTATTCCTCCCCTGTTGCTTTTCAAACTATAATTCCTTGATGGAGATACTGTCATCTGTTTTAGTACTGTAAATGATTTTATCGGAAAGCCCTTCAAATTTCATCAGTCCTAGTAATGCTGTTACTGTTGGTGCCACTTAAAATTGGTGAATTCAGATttcagatcatgcaactaaaaGAGTTGTTTGTTTGTACCACTCAAGGACATTACTTCCATGAAAGAGTATCACTTCTTTAATAAGTCTCACAGGCCAGAAAAGCTGGTACTATGTGGTTATTGTTTATATCCATGTCCAACTCAAGTCACCCTGTTACATTCTTCCATAATCATTATTTATAGACTTGATACAGGTTTATAAGCTTGCATATATGTATTTTGAGCAAATAAATGACTGAGTGAAAAATGTCTTTCAAGCAACTAAAAAGTTTTAAATGTTTGTAGATAGTTTGCATGGTAGAAATGATGAGTCCTGAATATACACACTTATCATGAGAAATACTAACGATTCAGATTCAATACTGCCCTGTCCCTTTATCTCTGTCTGAAAAAAGCCCATACCCACTGTATGGAATGCATTTTTTTGTAGTACAATATCAGTACCATCTAACATCTATGCAGTTAAAGTTCTCTATATTTATCAGTATTGTCTAACATCTATGTTGTTAAagttctctattttttttctggTTGAGAAAGCGTAaaagttatttttttatttcagtcaCTAATAAATGCACTTCACAATGAAGTTGGAGATGATAATGTGAAGCTTGGTACAGAAGTATTGTCATTGGCATGTACCTTTGACGGGCTCCCTTCGACCGGTGGGTGGTCGATTTCTGTTGATTCGAAGGATGCTGGTAGCAAGGATCTTGCTAAAAACCAAACCTTCGATGCTGTTATAATGACAGTAAGAACTTATAACCTGGATTCATCTTTTAGAACTTCTGGGCTCTGATCTAATAGATTTCTTGCCATTGATCTGTAGAGTTTGCCAGATTGGTACTTTTGTAATCAGTCAGGCTTTTATAAACATCAAGTATAGTCATGAAATAATATTTTCCCTCTGCAATTTTTCTTTCAGGCTCCATTGTCTAATGTCCAGAGGATGAAGTTCAGAAAAGGTGGAGCTCCCTTTGTGCTAGACTTTCTTCCTAAGGTCAGGTTAGGATCACCCTTTTAGGTTACCAAATGCAGCATTGGCATTGTTGTTCTTGCAAGCTATCATATTAAAATTTTACAATCATGAGATGTAACCACTTTCATTATctacatttcattttttttaattatacAGGTGAATTATCTCCCGCTATCTCTTATGGTGACAGCTTTTAAGAAGGAAGATGTCAAAAAACCTCTGGAAGGATTTGGAGTCTTGATACCCTACAAAGAACAGCAAAAACATGGTCTGAAAACCCTTGGTAGGTTAGCTTAGCTTTAATTGGACTGTTCTCAGTTTGCAAGTCTTGTTGTTTTGAGCCATGAATTAAATGGTATAAAGTAGCTTGCCTCTTTTTATCTGGACTCTGCATTTATACTTTGGTTTGCTTTAGTACATTCTGTTTGTCATCCTTACACATGCCTCTGTTTGTGTAGGGACTCTGTTCTCCTCAATGATGTTCCCAGATCGAGCTCCTGATGACCAATATCTGTATACAACATTTGTTGGGGGAAGCCACAATAGAGATCTTGCTGGAGCTCCAACGTATAAATCTTATTTTGATTATTTTTGTTCTTTCTCCATTTTAGCTACATTTTTCTGATAATATACCTGTACAGGTCTATTTTGAAACAACTTGTGACTTCTGACCTTAAAAAGCTCTTGGGTGTAGAAGGGCAACCAACTTTTGTGAAGTAAGTACTCAAACATGCTATTCTAATTGTAGATATTCAATTGCTATAtgctgttttcttttcttgtggTCCGTCATTTTGTAGGGAGTAACATTTGTGCAATTCTTTTAACCACCACATGTTCATATTTTTCTACTTTATCTTTTATGTACTTATGTACTTATGTACTCAGGCATATATACTGGAGAAATGCTTTTCCTTTGTATGGCCGTGATTACGGTTCGGTATTGGACGCTATAGAGAAGATGGAGAAAAATCTTCCAGGGTTCTTCTACGCAGGCAAGCCACTAGTCTTTTGTTCAAAACAATTGTTAGATAAATGAACTATGCCCCTTGTTGACTGGGTACCACAATGTTTTTCAATATCTAGTCAACCTGTTATAGTTTCCCATTGCTACTGCGTTATTTCTAGATCTTCTGAAATGGATTCTATTATCTGAGAAAACATGTCAACTAACAGTCTAAACAGTTAGCAAACAATGAATAGTTTTTGTGAACAGTCTAAACCCGAGTCTTTGTGTGTTAGCTTGAAAAGTTTGTGTGAGCTTTTGTGCTGTCATATAGGAAATAACAAGGATGGGCTGGCTGTTGGTAATGTTATAGCTTCAGGAAGCAAGGCTGCTGAGCTTGCAATCTCGTATCTTGAATCTCAGACCAAGCACAATAATTCTCACTGAAGGTATCTTCTACCAATGGCAGACAAAATTACTCGGTTCATGCAGAATAGAAACCGTCGTGATGCAGTCCCAGAGCCTCTTCATGTATTATAGGCTTTCGTTAAACATCGACCCAGTGTAGACACATGTGTaaagtgaaaaaaaatgaaaaatctaTTCTGGTGGCTGAAATACTTCTTTTTCCCCCAACAAGTGACCCTTGACACATGCTGCTGGAAATAAATTTAATTTTGTTGACATGTTTGAGAATACATGTGCTGACAACTTGACATGTAATATTTGTCCATTACGATTTTGCAGCGCAGCCTTTCCAGGTTTGTGATTTACAGTGATCAAGAATTCCGTATATTTTTATCGCAAAGACACCCCAGTTTT
This portion of the Setaria viridis chromosome 7, Setaria_viridis_v4.0, whole genome shotgun sequence genome encodes:
- the LOC117865521 gene encoding protoporphyrinogen oxidase, mitochondrial — protein: MLSSSTTTASPASSHPYRPAYPRASLRPVLAMAGSDDPRAAPARSVAVIGAGVSGLAAAYRLRKSGVNVTVFEAADRAGGKIRTNSEAGFLWDEGANTMTEGELEVSRLIDDLGLQDRQQYPNSQHKRYIVKDGAPALIPADPISLMKSSVLSTKSKLALFLEPFLYKKSNTRNSGKVSDEHLSESVGSFFERHFGREVVDYLIDPFVAGTSAGDPESLSIRHAFPALWNLERKYHSIIVGAILSKLTAKGDPVKTGSDLSGKRRNRRASFSFHGGMQSLINALHNEVGDDNVKLGTEVLSLACTFDGLPSTGGWSISVDSKDAGSKDLAKNQTFDAVIMTAPLSNVQRMKFRKGGAPFVLDFLPKVNYLPLSLMVTAFKKEDVKKPLEGFGVLIPYKEQQKHGLKTLGTLFSSMMFPDRAPDDQYLYTTFVGGSHNRDLAGAPTSILKQLVTSDLKKLLGVEGQPTFVKHIYWRNAFPLYGRDYGSVLDAIEKMEKNLPGFFYAGNNKDGLAVGNVIASGSKAAELAISYLESQTKHNNSH